The following DNA comes from Eubalaena glacialis isolate mEubGla1 chromosome 1, mEubGla1.1.hap2.+ XY, whole genome shotgun sequence.
CTTTTATTCACGTAGGAAATCAAGTAGTATCGGAACTTGGTCCAATAGTCCAATTCGTTAAAGCCAAGGtaataaaaaagatattaaatacatttgatCACAGTTACTTTTAAATAAGTCATTCATCATTCTTTAGGGTGTTGTAACATTTACGTTGATTTTAACCTAGTTTTACAAAATGCTGATATAAACTACCAGAGAAATATTTCTAAAGAgtaaggtttttttccccataatgtAAGTCAATGGCAAAAGAGGCCATTTGATCTTTACGAAGTGATAGATAATTTTCTAACTCATGCTTATGAGAATTTTTGTCGCAAATGGAAACTCTTCATTGTTGTAAAATATCAGGTTAACCTTTGAGAAGGGAGTTATAGAATATGTTTAAAAGTTGAATGTATCAATACTAATTCACCCATTTGAATTATTATTCAGTTTAGATTTTAATAGTTATCAAAGAACAACCTCCATTAACATTTTGGGGAACATGCTTCCAGAATTTTTTTGCATATGTAGAAAAATACAGGTCATACTATTATGTGTTATTTTGCAACCTGCCTTTTAAAATCATCAATGTGTTTGGAAATTCTTCCATTTAATGACTATAGATATATGTTATCCTTTTAAATTGTTGTATAATATTCTATCATATGgatgtattataatttatttacttaagtcTTTATTGATGGACACTGAAGTTGTTGCCAATTTTCTGCTGTTATTGAGTGCtaatataaatattcttgtacatACACCTTTGTACACTTGTTAAATTATCTCCTTAGGGTAAATTCCTAAGAGTGATAATACAGTGTTATAgggtatgcattttaaaaatcttacaactaAAGCTTATACTATTTTATGCATCCACTCATTACTATACTgtattagaatttaaaaattagtgtcTATTTCCCTATCCTTTactaataacatttaaaaaaatctttgaccACTTTATAAGTAACACATGTCAAtctttggaatttattttattactaaaaaggttagtctcttaaaaaaaacaaggtttactgaccatcattgttttcttcttttgtgaaataataATGTAATTTTGTCTCTTGaaagatacatttttataatGACAAGTAAATActtcttattaatattttgtagtGATAGCaaagtattaattattttttcacataaaataattatgttttgggggcattttggaaattaatccattGGACATTTGCAGTAAAACATTGATGTTGTATTACTTGGTAGTAAGATAACTGAAagtttttgtatatttaatatgatgctcttttaaagttttttaaattccCTTTAGGGCCATTCTCTTAGTGATGGGCTGGATGAAGTCcaaaaagcagaaatgaaagccTACATGGAATTAGTCAACAATATGCTGTTGACTGCAGAGGTATAATAGAAGATAATAGGCCTTGAAAATAAgctttttctcttacaaaagatCATCTTTCTTATGGGTTATGTTAAAGTTACtgaaaaataggaaaacagtcaagcaaatTCTAGGGCTAGTGTGGTTACCCAAATTATTTGATCATTATCTTTGAGCAAGTTGCCTGATATTATCATTTCTAGTTTTTCTGTTTGTAAACAGGAGTGACTCTTGCccactcattattttattttggtcttgTGAAATTCACTTAAATGGTATCTGTAAAATACTTTAATGGCATTTAGAGATGTATCCTatgaataagaaatatttttataggtaCCACCATTAAGTTTAATAATTCTATGTAGCAACATTAgccaagaaaaaacagaaacaaccctCACATATGTGACTTTTATGATGTTGGCTTATAAAAAATTAACCCTGGCAAGAAAtaactttctttatccattttctctttgatACTCTATAAAGTTTtggtgactgtttttttttttcctagttgtaTCTTCAGTGGTGTGATGAAGCTACTGTAGGGGAGGTGAGTGGTTCTGCAGCATTtatcttaattaaaatttaatgaaaaaacacTTTTGCTCAGAATCATAAGTCCCTGCTCATAAATGAAACATTGTGGTTTATACCATTAGTGATATagtttttcactttaattttgcTTGCACATACATTTTAGGGAAGCTGTGTGTCATTGTTTGATATAACTGGTTGCAGAGTATGtgaaagtttatatatttttaaagggaatggtttaaaattttaatttttagattgcaagctatgttttgttttgttttattttttcagattgctCTGTTTGTGGTCTCTGGAAATATATTTCCCTTAGAATTTTATTTGAGAAAACAGGCTATGTCTTTAGAATCATGTTTTTAACATAATCTTTTTGCTTTAGATCACTCATGCTAGGTATGGATCTCCTTACCCTTGGCCTCTGAATCATATTTTGGCCTATCAGAAACAGTGGGAAGTCAAACGTAAGATGAAAGCTATTGGATGGGGTAACAAGACTCTGGACCAGGTCAGTTCAGATTGAAGTTGATAAAACCCTCAACtttaatacataaagaaaaaagatttttaattgatagtcctttaaaaaaaatcccaggggacttcctggcggtccagtggttaagacgctccgcttccaatgcagggggtaccaGTTCcatcccaggtcggggaactaagatcccacatgctgcgtggcgcagccaaaacaaaaaaaaagctcccaacataataaaaaaaaattaacaaaacatttgcTCTTATTTTCTCTGACATGAagtacttttttgttttataaaaatcacaCATGCTTATTGTAAAACAAATTATGTAATACAGAAAACTTCAAAAACGGAATAAAAGTTGGCTGGAATCCTACTATCTAGAAATTGCCACTGTTAACTATATGGAAAACATTCTTCTAGGTGtctcttaataacattttctttaaatgggGTCATATTATACCACTACTCTATAacctcatttttttaatccattcagcaatACATTGTGGACAtttttttatgccaataaatataGATCTGCAGCATcagggtttaaaaagaaaaacccaacccTGTTAGATGCAGTGCTTAATATACCTGCTTTTCTTTggtcttaaatttactgaagtagcaaaattataaaaatatatatcttgtcAAGGTCATGAGTTTGAGCATCATTAAGCTAATTAATGTCTCTTTTTCAAGGATACCCCTAGTCCTAGTCAGCCAGCTCATTGATGTGTGCCATTGGCCACAACGGGGATTGGGTAAATAAATAGGGATGGAGTAGATAAAATCTATTTCCACTAGTgggaaaacaattcaaatgttttTTACTCATGGTAGGTCAGCAGTGTCATCTTTATGAAGcagattttttaatatatgtgaagTCATTTGATTATATGGATTCAGGAGAACATTTTTGTAGGGAGTAGAGTTTTGAGATAAAAACTTTCTTGATCATAATCCTTATAAGTAACTTAAATGTACTTGTATTTAAAGGAAATTTGCTCTCaaattttcttcctgtttcttgtATAGAAATTATTACGTATGTTCTCTATGTGGTCTATAGTCTGATTTAAATATACTGTAAATGGTTacctaaatttatatttttattataaactatGATACAAATTAAGTTTTAGACACATTTTATTGCTTtgctaatttaaatatttttctttggggTCTGTTGCTTGTGTTAGGTCTTAGAAGATGTAGACCAGTGCTGTCAAGCTCTTTCTCAAAGACTGGGAACACAACCATATTTCTTCAATAAGCAGtaagaatttattctttttagttagtttcttttctatgttattattttatcataCATATCGTATCAAACATTTTATCATAGAGGAATTATtttatcaagaaatatttatgaaaagatTTAGTTATATTAAAGTTCATTTTTGCATTCATTAACCATTTAATTTCTTGGGTGTCAGGCATAGCACTAGCTTCTGGGAGACCaagatttctaaaatgcagtGCTAGCTATTAAGAATTTTCTCCTGAGGGTAGACAATGTAAACCAGTCATTATTGTATGATATGATAGAGGTTCTACTAGAAGTAGTTCAAGGTGCTTTGTATGGAACTATGACATCTTAACAAAATCTGAGCTTGCAAACTACTATTAAAACGTGAAGTGTAGCCATACTTGTCTGTATAGGATGATACCCTGAGGactagaaaagtaaataaaactaaaCCGTAAAAAATATTGTTGGATGGACaagcattattatgaacttttcttttaaaatttaatgaaaatatttgtaaagcatagAAAT
Coding sequences within:
- the MTX2 gene encoding metaxin-2 isoform X3, whose amino-acid sequence is MCNLPVKVVCRANAEYMSPSGKVPFIHVGNQVVSELGPIVQFVKAKGHSLSDGLDEVQKAEMKAYMELVNNMLLTAELYLQWCDEATVGEITHARYGSPYPWPLNHILAYQKQWEVKRKMKAIGWGNKTLDQVLEDVDQCCQALSQRLGTQPYFFNKQPTELDALVFGHLYTILTTQLTNDELSEKVKNYSNLLAFCRRIEQHYFGKVSSSIRLS
- the MTX2 gene encoding metaxin-2 isoform X4, coding for MSLVAEAFVSQIAAAEPWPENATLYQQLKGEQILLSDNAASLAVQAFLQMCNLPVKVVCRANAEYMSPSGKVPFIHVGNQVVSELGPIVQFVKAKGHSLSDGLDEVQKAEMKAYMELVNNMLLTAELYLQWCDEATVGEITHARYGSPYPWPLNHILAYQKQWEVKRKMKAIGWGNKTLDQAY
- the MTX2 gene encoding metaxin-2 isoform X1 gives rise to the protein MSLVAEAFVSQIAAAEPWPENATLYQQLKGEQILLSDNAASLAVQAFLQMCNLPVKVVCRANAEYMSPSGKVPFIHVGNQVVSELGPIVQFVKAKGHSLSDGLDEVQKAEMKAYMELVNNMLLTAELYLQWCDEATVGEITHARYGSPYPWPLNHILAYQKQWEVKRKMKAIGWGNKTLDQVLEDVDQCCQALSQRLGTQPYFFNKQPTELDALVFGHLYTILTTQLTNDELSEKVKNYSNLLAFCRRIEQHYFGKVSSSIRLS